The Acidobacteriota bacterium genome has a window encoding:
- the ribH gene encoding 6,7-dimethyl-8-ribityllumazine synthase: MPGFFEGSDDASGFRFGIVASRFNERHTEALLEGAVRCLEAHGASSDSIRIVRVPGAFEIPQVTAWLAEAGTVDAIVTLGALIRGETPHFDYISAQMTDGISRVAERTGIPVSFGVITCDTVEQADERCFGAHNKGWEAALAAIEMAGLRTRLTEGGT, encoded by the coding sequence ATGCCTGGCTTCTTTGAAGGATCTGATGACGCGAGCGGTTTCCGGTTCGGGATCGTCGCGAGCCGTTTCAACGAACGGCACACCGAGGCGCTGCTGGAGGGGGCGGTGCGGTGTCTCGAAGCGCACGGTGCGAGCTCGGACAGCATCCGGATCGTACGGGTGCCCGGCGCATTCGAGATCCCTCAGGTCACGGCATGGCTCGCGGAAGCGGGAACGGTGGACGCAATCGTGACTCTCGGCGCGTTGATCCGGGGTGAGACGCCGCATTTCGACTACATCTCCGCGCAGATGACCGATGGAATCTCGAGAGTGGCCGAGAGGACGGGGATTCCGGTTTCCTTCGGCGTGATCACATGCGACACGGTCGAGCAGGCAGACGAGCGCTGCTTCGGCGCACACAACAAGGGATGGGAGGCTGCTCTCGCTGCGATCGAGATGGCCGGACTCCGGACCAGGCTCACGGAAGGTGGAACGTGA
- the nusB gene encoding transcription antitermination factor NusB, with protein sequence MGARRTARELALQMLFQQDLSGNSSERILDTFEDYLRAKETVRRFARRLFVGAWEKKDDIDSMIADQAEHWRVSRMAAVDRNIIRMAVFEMLHEKDAPPLVVIDEAVELAKRFGSDRSSQFVNGVLDGIMKKSGLPSGKK encoded by the coding sequence ATGGGGGCTCGGCGCACGGCACGGGAGCTGGCCCTGCAGATGCTTTTTCAGCAGGATCTGTCGGGCAACTCCTCCGAAAGGATTCTGGACACGTTCGAGGACTACCTTCGCGCGAAGGAAACGGTGCGTCGATTCGCTCGACGGCTCTTTGTCGGCGCGTGGGAAAAAAAAGACGACATCGATTCCATGATTGCGGATCAGGCCGAGCACTGGCGTGTCTCTCGAATGGCGGCGGTCGACCGGAACATCATCCGGATGGCCGTGTTCGAGATGCTTCACGAAAAGGATGCGCCCCCGCTGGTCGTGATCGACGAGGCGGTGGAGCTCGCAAAGCGATTCGGCAGCGATCGGTCCTCGCAATTCGTCAACGGGGTTCTCGACGGCATCATGAAGAAGAGCGGGCTTCCCTCGGGGAAGAAATGA